GATCCTGGAGCAGTTCCGTAGCGGGCAGGTGACCGCGCTGGTCGCCACCGACGTGGCGGCCCGGGGCATCCACGTCGACGGGCTGGACCTGGTGGTCAACGTGGATCCGCCGACGGAGGCAAAGGAGTACCTGCACCGGGGCGGCCGGACGGCGCGGGCCGGCGAGTCCGGCACCGTCGTCACGCTGGTGCTGCCGGAGCAGCGCCGGGACGTGTCCCGGCTGATGACGGCCGCCGGTATCCATCCGGAGTCCGCGTCGGTGCGCCCGGACGACGACACCCTGGCGCGGGTCACCGGGGCGCGGGAGCCGTCCGGGGTGCCGGTGACCATCGTCGCCCCGCAGGCCAGCCAGCCCGCCCGCCGTCGCTCCGTCCCGGCGGCCATTGCCCGTACGGCGGACCCGGCGAGCGGGGACGGCACCGCGTCGGGCGCCGGCCGGGCCGCGCACCGCGCGTCGGGACGCCCGCGGCGTCCCCGCCGTCCGCGCGGAGCCTGACACCCCCGCCGATCACGCCGGGGTCCGTCCTGGACACCGGGCAGCTCCGGCTCCGCGCCGAGGCGCCCGGTGGCCCGCCGGCCGTCGCCTGATGGTCGGCGTCCGGCGCCCGGTCGATCGCGCCCTGAGTCGGTAATCAGCGGCTGGTGCGTCGGCTGGCCGACTGTACGGCCCGCCGGCGTGGTCGATGCTGCCCTCGGGGAATGGCGTCGGGCGGGGGGCCCGGCGCGGAGGGGGTGACCATGGTGGGCGACGTGGGCCCGGGCGGCGCAGTCCGCGAGCTGGTCCTGGTGCTCGCGGTCGCGGTCGCCGGGCTGTTGCTCGCCATGGTCGCGGCCTTCACGCCCTGGCATGCCACGCCGGCCGGGCCCGCACCCGCCGGCCTGGTGGAGCTGCGCAGCCCGGGTGAGGTCCCGGACGCGACGCGGGCCGGCTGACCGGCTCCGGTGGACGGCCGCCCGAGGGCGGCCGGCGGCGTGGTCGGGCCGGCGGGGCACCGGCCCGACCACGTCCCGCGGCGCGGCAGGCGCCGCGGGACCCGCCGAGTCCGTCTCGGGCCGTCCATCCACATCCCGGGACGAGAAGCCTCGGGTATGTCTGCTTTTCCTACCGCCTCGATAGGATAAGGGTCCACGGCCCGGCCCGGAGAGGCGGCATCCATGACCTTCCACTGGTTCCTCCCCACCTCCGGCGACAGCCAGCAGGTCGGTGCGGCGACCGTCACGGCCGGCGCCGCCCGGCACGACCGCGCGGCCACCGTGGCCTACCTGGCCGAGGTCGGCCGGGCCGCCGAGCGGGCTGGGTTCACGGCCGTGCTCACCCCCGTCGGCAGCGGCTGCCCCGACCCGTGGATCGTCTGCGCGGCGGTCGCCCAGCACACCGAACGGCTGGGCATGCTGGTCGCGGTGCGGGCCGGGTTCGCGCTGCCCACGTTGATCGCCCAGCAGGCCGAGGCGTTCCAGGCGGTCTCCGGTGGCCGGTTGGCCGTCAACATCGTCACCGGCGGTGACCCCGCCGAGCAGCGCGCGTACGGCGACTTCCTCGACCACGACGCGCGCTACGCGCGTACCGACGAGTTCCTCGAGGTGCTCCGGCGGTGCTGGCGGGGCGAGCCGTTCGACTTCGCCGGCACCCACTACCGGATCGCCGGTGGCGGGCTGGCGACCCCGCTCGCCGACGTGCCGCCGGTCTACTTCGGGGGCGCCTCCCCGGCCGCCGAGGCGGTGGCCGCCCGGCACGCCGACACGTACCTGATGTGGGGCGAGCCACCGGCCGCGGTCGCCGCGCGGGTGTCCCGCATCCGCGCGCTCGCCGCCGAACACGGCCGCGACCTGCGGACCGGCATCCGGCTGCACGTCATCGCCCGGGCCACCGCCGCCCAGGCGTGGGCCGAGGCCGACCGGCTGCTGGACGGCATGAGCCCGGAGCGGATCGCCGCCGCCCAGGCGCGCTTCCGCCGGATGGACTCGGTCGGGCAGGCCCGGATGGCGGCGCTGCACGGCGGGACGGCCGACGGGCTCACCATCGCGCCCAACCTCTGGGCCGGCGTCGGCCTGGTCCGCGAGGGCGCGGGCACCGCCCTGGTCGGCAGCTACGCCGAGGTGGCGGCCCGCATCGACGAGTACGCGGACCTCGGCATCGACGAGTTCATCCTCTCCGGATGGCCGCACCGGGAGGAGGCGGAGCGGGTCGGCGTGGAGGTGCTGCCCCGGGTGACGGCCCCGGTGGCGGCGGCTCCGGGAAGGTCGCCGGTGGCCGAGGTGCCGACGCGCTAGGGTCGATCCCGTGGCGGCGCGGAGATCGAGAATTCCAGCGACGAAGTATCAGGTCGAGCGGTTCACCCTCGACAACGGCCTACGGGTGGTCCTCAGCCCGGACCGCAGCGCACCGGTCATCGGGGTCGCCGTGGTCTACGACGTGGGCATCCGGTCCGAGCCGGAGGGGCGCACCGGCTTCGCGCACCTCTTCGAGCACCTGATGTTCCAGGGCTCGGAGAACCTGGAGAAGCTCGCCCACTTCCGGCACGTGCAGGGCGCCGGCGGCACCTTCAACGGCTCCACCCACCTCGACTACACCGACTACTTCGAGACCCTGCCCAGCAACGCCCTGGAGCGGGCGCTCTTCCTCGAGGCCGACCGCATGCGCGGCCCCCGGCTGACCGAGGAGAACCTGCGCAACCAGGTCGACGTGGTCAAGGAGGAGATCCGGGTCAACGTGCTCAACCGGCCGTACGGCGGGTTCCCCTGGCTGACCCTGCCCCCGGTCATGTTCGACACCTTCCCCAACGCGCACGACGGCTACGGCTCCTTCGACGACCTGGAGTCGGCCACCGTCGCCGACGCGGCCGACTTCTTCCGCCGCTACTACGCCAGCGGCAACGCGGTGCTCGCGGTGAGCGGCGACCTCGACGTGGCCGAGGCGACCGAGCTGATCGGCCGGCACTTCGGGGACGTGCCGGCCCGGCCCGCGCCGGTGCGGCCCGACTTCACCGAGCCCGACCTCACCGCTGAGCGGCGCACCTCGTACACGGACAAGCTGGCGCCGCTGCCGGCGGTGGCCAGCGCCTGGCGCGTACCGGACCCGGTGGACGACTTCGCCGCCTACCTGCCGTACGTGGTGCTGGCCGAGGTGCTCACCGACGGCGACGCGTCGCGGCTGGTCGAGCGGCTGGTGCAGCGCGACCGGACGGTGACCAGCCTGGGCGGCTACCTCGGGTTCATGGGCGACCCGTTCGACGTACGCGACCCCACGGCCCTGCTGCTCCAGGCGCACCTGCCACCGGGCGGGGACGTCGACAAGGTGCTGCGGACCGTCGACGAGGAGCTGGACCGGTTGGCGACCGACGGACTGACCGAGGGCGAGCTGGCCCGCACCCAGGCCCGGATGGCCACGCACCTGCTGCGGGACACCGACGCGGTGCTCGGCCGGGCGCTGCGG
This genomic stretch from Micromonospora krabiensis harbors:
- a CDS encoding LLM class flavin-dependent oxidoreductase; its protein translation is MTFHWFLPTSGDSQQVGAATVTAGAARHDRAATVAYLAEVGRAAERAGFTAVLTPVGSGCPDPWIVCAAVAQHTERLGMLVAVRAGFALPTLIAQQAEAFQAVSGGRLAVNIVTGGDPAEQRAYGDFLDHDARYARTDEFLEVLRRCWRGEPFDFAGTHYRIAGGGLATPLADVPPVYFGGASPAAEAVAARHADTYLMWGEPPAAVAARVSRIRALAAEHGRDLRTGIRLHVIARATAAQAWAEADRLLDGMSPERIAAAQARFRRMDSVGQARMAALHGGTADGLTIAPNLWAGVGLVREGAGTALVGSYAEVAARIDEYADLGIDEFILSGWPHREEAERVGVEVLPRVTAPVAAAPGRSPVAEVPTR
- a CDS encoding M16 family metallopeptidase, yielding MAARRSRIPATKYQVERFTLDNGLRVVLSPDRSAPVIGVAVVYDVGIRSEPEGRTGFAHLFEHLMFQGSENLEKLAHFRHVQGAGGTFNGSTHLDYTDYFETLPSNALERALFLEADRMRGPRLTEENLRNQVDVVKEEIRVNVLNRPYGGFPWLTLPPVMFDTFPNAHDGYGSFDDLESATVADAADFFRRYYASGNAVLAVSGDLDVAEATELIGRHFGDVPARPAPVRPDFTEPDLTAERRTSYTDKLAPLPAVASAWRVPDPVDDFAAYLPYVVLAEVLTDGDASRLVERLVQRDRTVTSLGGYLGFMGDPFDVRDPTALLLQAHLPPGGDVDKVLRTVDEELDRLATDGLTEGELARTQARMATHLLRDTDAVLGRALRMAVLEQQRGEPGLLNELPRLVGEVTEDQVRAAAATLRPERRASVEVVAGGAR